From Malaya genurostris strain Urasoe2022 chromosome 2, Malgen_1.1, whole genome shotgun sequence:
tgaaattggatttattttaatttgaacttttgtttctgaaattcgatttggctttttttgagaaaacgattgagctttgagaaacgattcgatactggaaccggaattcaaaattcggtgtagccgaagttagacaaattcacctgagtagctgtatagtttacatttgtttcaaaatgtttgaaaatcaatgtagacatctttgaggaatcgtagtgcgaattaaatttttgggtgccttccgaaatgaacaaccaaaaatgaaataagtttatttggttatcgactatccaaatctgctaatccgataaacctgattaagttatatgaaatagacatttttatacattaatttatgtgaaatagacattttatctccgaaaccggaagttggatctaactgaaaaacaagatgttttatagaatcttaaaacttttcatttaaatcttagaagattgttagatttcatttgaatcagccagattcttagatttcatttgaattcagcCATCtaagagaaaaatgagttacacagttttaatttcgtttcacatatcaaccTGTAGTTCAGAAATCAGAGGTCGGaatcaaacataattcaggaaccttgtttggaagtatacgacttttcatatgaatctgagtttgcagaaaacagttgagtcatcaccgaaaaaattgagtgaaattatttgtcacatacgctattgctgatctcgacgaactgattccaatggtatatggctgttatgttcttcccgccatttattgctgtaagtattttaaatcaatataattatggaattgctttcaactcgaaaattctgccatcatctggtctacatatgtcatattcgaacgattatgttgcctaaAACGAACCGTacaaaaatcggtccgaggcaaaatatcatgctgtacacagtctatttggtacttagaaacaaatgtatgtaacagtataaaaatcgtgttttatgttgctcccgagcatttctttgccagacagcgctcaaaacttctactgctggaatatgggaaaaagtcgcttacacaaaaattttgatatctccgttaaaaatggacggattttaacaatctatggcttgttggatagctattaccgtacggaatctaagtctgaaaacatattctgttttcaaggtcaattgtgacagatgctgtcaaaaaactgaaaattttgacataaaacttcgtataactcaaaaagtaaacatccgatctcaaaaccattcaatagcgttcagggtgacggggagacctttcatttgcgactagtttgatcaaaatcgagatctgagatctcgacctcttagttgacacacacacacacgcgcacacacacacacacacacacacacacacacacacacacacacacacacacacacacacacacacacacacacacacacacacacacacacacacacacacacacacacacggacatttgctcagttcgtcgagctgaatcgattggtatatgacattcggccctccgggcctcggaaaatttttcgaaagtttgagcgaattctatacctatcttttatatatataaaaaaggtaaaaatgtaaaaaaatgtaacaacgaatttctcgcaaatattttgaAGACGCAATTACAAAAACTTCGATGATTCGTTAACCGATTTTAGTTTATTTCCATCtaccataaaaaaatttatcaatataattatATCTTTTCAGTCCTTCCCAACACATTGCGCTCTTGAACAACAAGACGTATTTTCCCGATTTACCTGCCAGTGGACCGCTGACTAGTTATCGTCAGAAGGCGACAATTGATTGGCGTAAAGTGAAACTTTCACTGAACGATGAGGCATCTCTTGAACTTCAACAtaaaacatgggatttcatacAGAGCCATCCCCTATTCGCTCGTCCTAATCATACGCCATCAATGGATGAAAGCCGTCAACTGGCCACGAAGCGGATGTATGTGATCCAGAAAGAAAACATATTCGGAATCGAGCAGCTCCTAGAACGTCCTGATTTTATGGCATTCTTCAATCATATTCTGATGACGTACGAGCCGAGCTTTGCGATTAAATTTTCACTTGGTTTTGGCATGTTTTCCTCCGTTATTCAAGCACTAGATGTTGGACGCTTGACTCATATTATCGAACAGAATCAAAAAGGATATATTTTGGGGGCTTTCGGATTGACAGAAATATCGCATGGGACCAACGCCAAAGGGATGCGTACAACGGCTACCTATGATGTTAAAAATAAAGAATATGTGCTGAACACGCCAGATTTTGAGGCAGCAAAGTGCTGGATTGGAAATTTAGGGAAAACTTGTACTCATATGATATGTTATGCACAACTTTACACCGAAGATGGAAAGCATCATGGACTGAATGCATTTGTTGTACCAATAAGAGACCCTCAGACTTTGAATCCATTTCCGGGAGTCGTTGTTGGCGATTTGGGTGAAAAATCAGGTTTGCATGGAGTGGACAACGGTTTTGTAATGTTTAGAAACTATCGCATTCCGCGGGACAATTTACTGGCCAAAACAGGAGACGTCAACGAGGACGGAGTTTTCGTGTCTCCATACAAGGATGAGAATAGACGCTTTGGAGCATCATTGGCAGCACTTTCGGGAGGACGTGTCGGAATATGCGGTGAGATGGACTGCATTTGATACGAAGCTTctaaaatattattatcaatattttACAGGGATAGCAAATTTGTACTTGACCAAAGCCATTAGTATTGCTATTCGTTATTCAGCTAGTAGGAAGCAATTTGGGCCAGACGATGGTTCAAAAGAGCTACCGGTACTGGAGTATCAGTCTCAACAGTATCGATTGTTTATACATCT
This genomic window contains:
- the LOC131433185 gene encoding peroxisomal acyl-coenzyme A oxidase 3 isoform X2: MVDFNTVNRPSQHIALLNNKTYFPDLPASGPLTSYRQKATIDWRKVKLSLNDEASLELQHKTWDFIQSHPLFARPNHTPSMDESRQLATKRMYVIQKENIFGIEQLLERPDFMAFFNHILMTYEPSFAIKFSLGFGMFSSVIQALDVGRLTHIIEQNQKGYILGAFGLTEISHGTNAKGMRTTATYDVKNKEYVLNTPDFEAAKCWIGNLGKTCTHMICYAQLYTEDGKHHGLNAFVVPIRDPQTLNPFPGVVVGDLGEKSGLHGVDNGFVMFRNYRIPRDNLLAKTGDVNEDGVFVSPYKDENRRFGASLAALSGGRVGICGIANLYLTKAISIAIRYSASRKQFGPDDGSKELPVLEYQSQQYRLFIHLATAFTVAIFTLWFSKVYGDMFLSIVMGEQKNQYIGMEIHALSSAAKPICTWAARDGIQECREACGGHGFLKLSTLGDLRNDNDPNCTYEGENNVLIQQTSNWLLSIRSKGYDSFAQVSPLGSVAFLKDFVHIRNTKALWKSSEDATDIQEHLKAMNWLVAHLLEDTHKRLLDLKQNGKSSFEARNESQSFYARVLSIAYGERVMLLVANTFLNNLENGPEKVAIGRLVSLYGANVVLKYIGIFYQGGYFSEVRDALDLLQRGYLDLLPMIKTDAVSLVDAVAPPDFLLNSPLGMSDGEVYKHMESAILQAPGALERPKWWKDAVYRDYIKAKL